From a single Candidatus Tanganyikabacteria bacterium genomic region:
- a CDS encoding GerMN domain-containing protein, with the protein MDGESGRPGTPRWVEVLLVLVVVGFLAYVAWVSLGSARRGRPVVPAGRPVEVWYADPTFQFLVPAVKRVGAQFMAGMPIPQVAMELLKTPPAGLLSPLPGQEAPLIMVAAAAQATVQIALPASVGASQERLLIGAVVRTLTSLPEIRSVRILAVDAAGRPREGHEDTSKPFTARSAEVRNAWDSPGTAPITVWFKLAGSRYLLPLDMAPPVADGPIEAALTALAGGPPRGVAGLAPAVPEEAGLRFVGQEGTTLRVEWTRPDVPADPGAQDRLITATVLTLTELPGTTRVRFESPAGPLARRVGPYDLLLDVAGHTARAALEIKAAAPSPPPEQAS; encoded by the coding sequence GTGGACGGGGAGTCCGGCCGGCCCGGGACGCCCCGGTGGGTGGAAGTGCTCCTGGTCCTGGTGGTGGTCGGCTTCCTGGCCTACGTGGCCTGGGTCAGCCTCGGCTCAGCGCGCCGGGGCCGGCCGGTCGTTCCGGCCGGCCGGCCGGTCGAGGTGTGGTACGCCGACCCCACCTTCCAGTTCCTGGTCCCGGCGGTGAAGCGCGTCGGTGCGCAATTCATGGCCGGGATGCCTATTCCCCAGGTCGCGATGGAGCTGCTCAAGACCCCGCCGGCGGGGCTGCTCTCCCCGCTTCCCGGACAGGAGGCGCCCCTCATCATGGTCGCCGCCGCCGCCCAGGCGACGGTGCAAATCGCGCTGCCCGCCTCGGTGGGCGCCAGCCAGGAACGCCTGCTGATCGGCGCGGTCGTGCGAACGCTCACCAGCCTGCCCGAGATCCGCAGCGTGCGCATCCTCGCGGTGGACGCGGCCGGCCGGCCGCGGGAAGGCCACGAGGATACGAGCAAGCCGTTCACCGCGCGCAGCGCCGAGGTGCGCAACGCCTGGGACAGTCCCGGGACCGCCCCGATCACCGTCTGGTTCAAGCTGGCCGGCAGCCGGTACCTGCTGCCCCTCGACATGGCGCCGCCCGTGGCCGACGGGCCCATCGAGGCCGCCCTGACGGCTCTGGCCGGCGGGCCGCCACGAGGCGTCGCGGGCCTGGCGCCGGCCGTGCCCGAGGAGGCCGGCTTGCGCTTCGTGGGCCAGGAGGGCACAACCTTGCGCGTCGAGTGGACGCGACCCGATGTGCCGGCCGATCCGGGGGCACAGGACCGCCTGATCACCGCGACGGTGCTCACGCTGACCGAGTTGCCGGGCACGACCCGCGTCCGCTTCGAGAGCCCCGCCGGGCCCTTGGCCCGCCGGGTGGGCCCTTACGATCTCCTGCTAGACGTCGCCGGACACACGGCTCGTGCCGCACTGGAAATCAAAGCAGCGGCGCCGTCTCCGCCTCCCGAGCAGGCGTCATAA
- a CDS encoding N-acetylmuramoyl-L-alanine amidase, giving the protein MARRWWLLLAGVPAAAALWFAGAAESVPISIRLFGYDRVSGDVVAYSDGPLESKGFPLREPDRWVVDIPNAVYSGALKTLAAVPGSGIRQIRIGQFTRSDVRVVFDLEQAMEIPVRAEQRHLKTSAAYRLVFDLPSLRPATDVTRAKVPGAAAKTRPAPPAEAPRKVRTATVPASPSKAGVPADPTRSGALGSPIGAGGLAGPSGTGVSVGPSGAGVSSSPSGTGVSSSPSGAGVPAGPATEEPRHELPGMPPAALQPLPLSAPQIAQDPPSPWGWLGGLIGAPPAEVAGDVGHMHDPDGKGEEPKPVPVSGLKLRRAGKGWIMRITADKPIDYKLARMGRRDRIYLDLLGGTVDIPRESMYVDNGLMARVKKGAMQDNATRVVLELDQPLRYEAHLSADRRAVILALSRSEPRAVPGTQDDRITIDPGHGGIDPGTIGQAGTLEKTVTLAVAGKVSALLEKAGMDVQMTRNRDQDLLLWPRVDMGDEFKSDAFVSIHMNSSPNRATTGIETYYFTPESIPLARSIHRNLVGQLGAPDRGIRRANFVVVKYSRMPAVLVEVGYLSNLREEGLLINPEYQQRAADAIKVGVQDFLKQRTLARQ; this is encoded by the coding sequence ATGGCCAGACGCTGGTGGCTGCTCCTCGCCGGCGTCCCGGCGGCCGCCGCGTTGTGGTTCGCCGGGGCGGCCGAATCCGTGCCCATATCCATCCGGTTGTTCGGGTACGATCGCGTGAGCGGCGACGTCGTGGCCTACTCCGACGGGCCCCTGGAGAGCAAGGGGTTCCCGCTGCGCGAGCCGGATCGCTGGGTCGTGGACATCCCCAACGCGGTCTACTCGGGTGCCCTCAAGACCCTTGCGGCCGTTCCCGGGAGCGGTATCCGCCAGATCCGCATCGGCCAGTTCACCCGCTCGGACGTGCGAGTGGTCTTCGACCTCGAGCAGGCCATGGAAATCCCGGTGCGGGCCGAGCAGCGCCACCTCAAGACGAGCGCGGCCTACCGCCTGGTGTTCGACCTGCCGAGTCTGCGCCCGGCCACCGACGTCACCCGGGCGAAGGTCCCCGGCGCGGCCGCGAAGACCCGGCCGGCCCCGCCGGCCGAGGCGCCGCGCAAGGTGCGGACGGCGACCGTTCCAGCCAGCCCGAGCAAGGCCGGCGTCCCTGCGGACCCGACCAGGTCCGGCGCGCTTGGAAGCCCGATTGGGGCCGGCGGCCTTGCCGGTCCGAGTGGGACCGGCGTCTCCGTCGGTCCGAGTGGGGCCGGCGTCTCCTCCAGCCCGAGTGGGACCGGCGTCTCCTCCAGCCCGAGTGGGGCCGGCGTCCCTGCCGGCCCGGCCACCGAAGAACCGCGCCACGAACTGCCCGGGATGCCGCCCGCCGCCCTCCAGCCTCTGCCGCTCTCGGCCCCGCAGATCGCCCAGGATCCGCCGTCCCCGTGGGGCTGGCTGGGAGGTCTGATCGGCGCGCCGCCGGCGGAGGTCGCCGGCGACGTGGGGCACATGCACGATCCGGACGGCAAGGGCGAGGAACCCAAGCCCGTCCCGGTCTCCGGCCTCAAGCTGCGCCGCGCCGGCAAGGGCTGGATCATGCGCATCACCGCCGACAAGCCGATCGACTACAAGCTAGCCCGAATGGGCCGGCGCGACCGGATCTACCTCGATCTCCTCGGCGGCACCGTGGACATCCCCCGCGAGTCGATGTACGTGGACAACGGCCTGATGGCGCGGGTCAAGAAGGGCGCGATGCAGGACAACGCGACCCGCGTCGTGCTGGAACTCGATCAGCCGCTCCGCTACGAGGCCCACCTGTCGGCCGACCGGCGAGCGGTGATCCTGGCCCTGTCGCGCAGCGAACCGCGGGCGGTGCCGGGCACGCAGGACGATCGCATCACGATCGATCCGGGCCACGGCGGCATCGACCCCGGCACCATCGGCCAGGCCGGAACGCTCGAGAAGACCGTGACGCTGGCCGTCGCCGGCAAGGTCTCGGCGCTCCTGGAAAAGGCCGGGATGGACGTCCAGATGACCCGCAATCGCGACCAGGACCTCCTGCTCTGGCCCCGGGTGGACATGGGCGACGAGTTCAAGTCGGACGCCTTCGTGAGCATCCACATGAATTCCTCCCCCAACCGCGCCACGACGGGCATCGAGACGTACTACTTCACGCCCGAGAGCATTCCTCTCGCCCGCAGCATCCACCGGAACCTGGTAGGCCAGCTTGGCGCCCCGGATCGCGGGATACGCCGGGCGAACTTCGTGGTGGTCAAGTACTCGCGCATGCCGGCCGTGCTGGTGGAAGTGGGCTATCTCTCCAACCTGCGGGAGGAAGGCCTCCTCATCAACCCGGAATACCAGCAGCGCGCGGCCGATGCCATCAAGGTCGGCGTGCAGGACTTCCTCAAGCAGCGCACGCTGGCGAGGCAATAG